A DNA window from Leishmania panamensis strain MHOM/PA/94/PSC-1 chromosome 27 sequence contains the following coding sequences:
- a CDS encoding hypothetical protein (TriTrypDB/GeneDB-style sysID: LpmP.27.2150): MRWASYQSNIYRYGLLFMCAASLLALMNDGGGTKESWEWMRQQYDLRQAKKIQ, from the coding sequence ATGCGGTGGGCGTCATATCAGTCCAACATCTACAGGTATGGACTCCTGTTCATGTGCGCCGCGTCGTTGCTGGCGCTGATGAacgatggcggtggcaccaAGGAGAGCTGGGAGTGGATGCGTCAGCAGTACGATCTGCGGCAGGCGAAGAAGATTCAGTAG
- a CDS encoding hypothetical protein (TriTrypDB/GeneDB-style sysID: LpmP.27.2160), protein MRRTFRTASNAMGGGFPIHRDTTRKPRLVTEVGTWLYKKETMQSFNQWCRERQVRAYGNVKMTSTIHFARCLRVSKPILPGQAIITSPLSACFNFLTVAKEMYDCPSTAFPLQLNWMNYNERLPFMRSACTYEFAQAGWMTRIVSLEESAYTPYVQYLFEDTRGRDGISNGMGKEREEESGVLDHYLSEMATDACEDPEVFLENFFRGLACVHLRSQPIEAAAVEAFIPGTNFFKTKSSEMCVPTLVPLVDAVPQLEDGSHNTVLEYFPYSDVAALRVQCEELLIPFFDKSKEELIVTQRTHAAQGVSRRISVEHELMDPALLEGGGFFALRALEPLGVGDVLYLRRFPDVGVRAGERKMEAQVMEANRLLSRDDG, encoded by the coding sequence ATGCGTCGTACATTTCGGACGGCGAGCAATGCCATGGGTGGGGGCTTCCCCATCCACCGCGACACCACGCGCAAACCGCGCCTCGTGACGGAGGTGGGGACGTGGCTTTACAAGAAGGAGACCATGCAGAGCTTTAACCAGTGGTGTCGCGAGCGGCAGGTGCGCGCGTACGGTAACGTGAAGATGACGTCGACGATTCACTTCGCGCGGTGCCTGCGGGTCTCGAAACCGATCTTGCCGGGGCAGGCCATCATCACCAGTCCCCTCTCCGCATGTTTTAACTTTTTGACGGTTGCGAAGGAGATGTACGACTGCCCATCCACAGCGTttccgctgcagctgaacTGGATGAACTACAACGAGCGCCTGCCCTTCATGCGGAGCGCCTGCACGTACGAGTTCGCGCAGGCCGGTTGGATGACACGCATCGTCTCCCTTGAGGAGTCCGCATACACGCCGTACGTGCAGTACCTCTTCGAGGACACGCGCGGCCGTGACGGCATCTCGAACGGCATGGGCAaggagcgcgaggaggagagcggcgtgCTGGATCACTATCTCTCCGAGATGGCGACAGACGCCTGCGAAGACCCAGAGGTGTTCCTGGAGAACTTCTTTCGCGGGCTGGCGTGCGTGCACCTCCGCTCACAGCCCAttgaggctgctgctgtggaggcgtTTATTCCCGGCACGAACTTCTTCAAGACTAAGTCGAGCGAGATGTGCGTCCCGACCCTCGTCCCCCTCGTCGACGCCGTTccgcagctggaggacgGCTCGCACAACACGGTCCTCGAGTACTTCCCCTACTCAGACGTGGCAGCACTTCGGGTGCAATGTGAAGAGCTGCTGATCCCCTTCTTCGACAAGAGCAAGGAAGAGCTGATTGTGACCCAGAGGACGCACGCAGCGCAAGGGGTATCGCGGAGGATTAGCGTGGAGCACGAGTTGATGGACCCGGCTCTGCTGGAGGGCGGCGGCTTTTTTGCCCTGCGCGCGCTGGAGCCGCTGGGTGTTGGCGACGTGCTGTACCTGCGTCGATTCCCTGATGTGGGGGTTCGCGCAGGAGAGCGCAAAATGGAGGCGCAGGTGATGGAGGCGAATCGGCTACTGTCACGCGACGACGGATGA
- a CDS encoding hypothetical protein (TriTrypDB/GeneDB-style sysID: LpmP.27.2140), protein MFVPSKATVTLTSKDEEPGTVAAVQPSITASLPVTASLKKVREEPRWRQVEVADDVCVQQQRARSVPSSPLTLPHLFLPNREAVTLGNCTPRRVAGSGEGSASTTVTPINVIGCVGPAGNCKDSGLPHSSYSSREVGLLSTVESGEDDRDDRGSNWDRIGAFDITMPATLRPSTCRTTAGLTSDRTRGSSRGSSPYAHARYVLQEQEKGSSGADTAATPEAGMTPPSPLSSSSVSSYDLPSVVGCFPAVLRCRSSPARQRSCKCLHPADLACADCGRCTGLVMYTNTLTITPSTGLLSPYTTYFEDHRVVPVSDTSGDRSLCLCPRRYLGDRSCSPHEFWTMAPRLRGVNEILLQRASASDEPQLFHQALAAFQLWDALLRLELHGNSAGGTYMVRLAELSPPVSSSPSPSPSSVAVTSSTTNGGSSGAVVAVFKPCDEEIGQESNPHANRESDRTETFAPGSGSRREVLAYRLDHGHNAGVPPTLEVMSVYWTGVGARAASWAEGNGAATTNGSLHGHRTDEMDWQGSGVADGDSSVARTTAFTRPQIGSLQLFVPGCEEAADILPGHFDVDEVHALAIFDIRTLNGDRHGGNVLVHNYRNRCDGRKPSMACLPRCSSLGSAAESDGAASSPFVSSIVTRLSPEVPATFTTAKVGVPHLIPIDHSYICPSGYADPDYEWLSWPQAKKPFSARNLAYIAALDAVADAELVRSALLAEDAVRTYDMSTSRASAGYHDVGVEEVRNDAAASPAHAMPSAWSSSSSSTVSFQALHVGSRERVSASFTYDRDAAKAAAEVMQCTTRLLQIAALEFHMTAYEIGTLCRRPRIAQASLLEEVLEKARDELTWEPVWSRFDDVVRQRLACRNGPG, encoded by the coding sequence ATGTTTGTCCCCTCCAAAGCCACTGTGACTTTGACTTCGAAGGACGAAGAACCAGGAACTGTAGCTGCTGTGCAGCCTTCAATAACAGCGTCTCTTCCAGTCACAGCAAGTCTCAAGAAAGTGCGAGAGgagccgcggtggcgccaaGTCGAGGTCGCTGACGACGTGTGCGTTCAGCAACAGCGAGCCAGATCGGTGCCATCGTCCCCGCTGACGTTACCGCACCTGTTCCTGCCAAACCGTGAGGCAGTGACTCTGGGCAACTGCACGCCGAGAAGGGTCGCGGGATCTGGTGAAGGCAGTGCGAGCACGACCGTCACCCCCATCAACGTGATTGGATGTGTTGGACCCGCTGGCAACTGCAAGGACAGTGGActtccccactcctcctATAGCTCCCGCGAAGTGGGCTTGTTGTCAACCGTTGAGAGTGGCGAGGACGACCGGGACGACCGCGGCAGCAACTGGGACCGCATAGGCGCCTTCGACATCACAATGCCGGCGACCTTGCGCCCATCGACCTGTCGCACGACCGCTGGCCTGACCAGCGATCGCACGAggggaagcagcagaggcagcagcccATACGCGCATGCTAGATatgtgctgcaggagcaggagaagggCTCGTCAGGTGCAGACACAGCTGCGACCCCCGAAGCGGGAATGACCCCGCCTtccccactctcctcctcgtccgtcTCGTCGTACGATCTACCTAGCGTGGTGGGATGCTTCCCTGCAGTGTTGAGATGCAGGAGCAGCCCAGCGCGACAGCGCTCTTGTAAATGCCTACACCCCGCTGATCTCGCGTGCGCTGATTGCGGTCGATGCACTGGACTGGTGATGTACACCAATACGCTGACGATAACGCCATCTACCggtcttctctccccttaCACGACCTACTTTGAGGACCACAGGGTCGTGCCCGTCAGTGACACGAGCGGAGACCGCTCGCTGTGTCTTTGTCCGCGCCGATACCTCGGCGACAGGAGCTGCAGCCCACACGAATTCTGGACCATGGCACCGCGGCTTCGTGGTGTCAACGAGATCCTGCTACAGAGGGCATCAGCGTCCGACGAGCCCCAGTTGTTTCACCAGGCGCTCGCTGCCTTTCAACTGTGGGACGCCCTACTGCGCCTGGAGCTGCACGGCAACAGCGCAGGTGGCACGTACATGGTGCGACTTGCAGAGCTGTCACCCCCAGTCTCGTCTTCGCCGTCGCCCTCACCCTCATCGGTGGCTGTGACTTCTTCCACGACCAacggtggcagcagtggcgctgtggtggccGTGTTCAAGCCATGTGACGAGGAAATCGGTCAAGAGAGCAACCCACATGCGAATCGCGAAAGTGACCGCACGGAGACGTTTGCTCccggcagtggcagccgaCGTGAGGTGCTCGCGTACCGCCTCGATCACGGACACAACGCCGGGGTGCCACCGACGCTGGAGGTGATGTCGGTCTACTGGACTGGGGTGGGTGCGAGAGCAGCCAGCTGGGCTGAGGGTAATGGCGCTGCTACCACAAACGGCAGCCTTCATGGTCATCGCACAGATGAGATGGATTGGCAAGGTAGCGGTGTTGCCgatggcgacagcagcgtcgctcgAACAACAGCATTCACGCGCCCGCAGATTGGCAGTCTGCAGTTATTTGTGCCCGGCTGTGAAGAAGCCGCGGACATTCTTCCCGGCCACTTCGACGTCGACGAGGTGCATGCGCTTGCCATCTTCGACATCCGCACCCTAAATGGCGACCGACACGGCGGCAACGTACTTGTGCACAACTATCGCAACCGCTGCGACGGACGCAAACCTAGCATGGCATGCCTCCCGCGGTGCTCCAGTCTAGGTAGCGCAGCGGAGAGTGACGGGGCTGCATCGTCGCCTTTTGTGTCTTCGATAGTGACCCGATTATCGCCTGAGGTGCCTGCAACCTTCACCACAGCCAAGGTCGGTGTTCCGCACTTGATCCCCATCGACCACAGCTATATATGTCCATCCGGCTACGCCGATCCGGACTACGAGTGGCTGTCGTGGCCACAAGCCAAGAAGCCATTCTCAGCACGCAATCTGGCCTACATTGCCGCCCTGGATGCAGTGGCAGATGCGGAGCTGGTGCGATCAGCACTCCTCGCAGAGGACGCTGTCCGTACCTACGATATGTCGACGAGTCGGGCAAGCGCCGGCTACCATGATGttggggtggaggaggtgcgcaatgatgctgccgcttcccccGCTCATGCAATGCCCTCCGCCtggtcgtcctcgtcctcttctaCTGTATCCTTTCAGGCGTTGCATGTCGGATCACGCGAACGTGTCTCCGCCTCTTTTACATACGACAGGGACGCGGccaaagcggcggcggaggtgatgcAATGCACGACGCGCCTGTTGCAGATCGCTGCCCTTGAGTTTCACATGACGGCTTACGAGATTGGGACTCTGTGCCGGCGCCCACGCATCGCGcaggcgtcgctgctggaggaagtCCTCGAGAAGGCGAGGGATGAGCTGACATGGGAGCCGGTCTGGTCCAGGTTCGATGACGTTGTTCGGCAGCGTCTCGCTTGCCGCAACGGGCCTGGCTAA
- a CDS encoding hypothetical protein (TriTrypDB/GeneDB-style sysID: LpmP.27.2120), translating into MTSDNLQVTLSQDSLFFPLPFTNATIDNVVQMKNPLPVVQGNPKANVISFKILSRVQHRYSVRPPVGFIGAGEHVTIVFSFNPEHVRMAKIPEERELPTEATRDAIHLDFAVVDAQSVQTALAHWVPGSKVTKVPREVMTDALLFWKQRGPVKEGSPSTMRYKLRCVFAPRNNVPDSLVMCMKEEGGRTRGTADSTALLPSTCPPMTFSTQSQNTAPPEALLHRHTENQRNTPTASTPHNDASGALPAARGPGVSAGRPGVAGAALAPFASPTSSSPTQKWRSSSGAPDGEVTLKGILGQVMNYKLSYRVVSVLLALTFLCGLLDQSNLLTWLITKR; encoded by the coding sequence ATGACCAGCGACAACCTCCAGGTCACGCTATCGCAGGATagcctcttctttcccttgcCCTTCACGAACGCCACCATCGATAACGTCGTGCAGATGAAGAACCCCCTGCCGGTCGTGCAAGGCAACCCGAAGGCAAACGTGATCTCGTTCAAGATCCTGAGCCGGGTGCAGCATAGGTACTCTGTTCGTCCCCCTGTCGGCTTCATTGGTGCTGGCGAGCATGTCACCATCGTCTTCTCCTTCAACCCCGAGCATGTTAGGATGGCCAAGATCCCTGAGGAGCGCGAGCTGCCGACAGAGGCGACGAGGGACGCCATACATCTCGACTTCGCGGTCGTTGACGCGCAGTCGGTCCagacagcgctggcgcactGGGTTCCTGGCAGCAAGGTGACGAAGGTGCCGCGGGAGGTAATGACCGACGCATTGCTGTTTTGGAAGCAACGCGGCCCGGTGAAGGAGGGCTCGCCGTCGACGATGCGCTACAAGCTCAGATGCGTCTTCGCCCCGCGCAACAACGTACCAGACAGCCTGGTGATGTgcatgaaggaggagggcggcaggACCAGGGGGACAGCGGATAGtaccgcgctgctgccgagtACTTGCCCTCCCATGACATTCTCGACACAGTCGCAGAACACCGCTCCgccggaggcgctgctccaccgccacaccGAAAATCAACGCAATACGCCGACCGCATCGACTCCGCACAACGATGCCAGCGGCGCTCTGCCTGCAGCACGTGGTCCGGGCGTCTCTGCAGGGAGGCCAGGTGTGGCCGGGGCTGCGTTGGCGCCGTTCGCCTCTCCAACGTCTTCGAGCCCAACCCAGAAGTGGAGGTCTTCCAGTGGCGCTCCTGATGGCGAGGTCACACTGAAGGGGATTTTAGGTCAGGTCATGAACTACAAACTCTCCTACAGGGTGGTGAGCGTGCTGTTGGCTCTCACATTTCTGTGCGGCCTTTTGGATCAGTCCAACCTCCTGACGTGGCTCATTACAAAGCGCTAG
- a CDS encoding hypothetical protein (TriTrypDB/GeneDB-style sysID: LpmP.27.2130): protein MEASTMVTVPFAPCAGAGATTESVHMVEEASLRKTWAASFSNTATLRATVSTNTEAYTAFEEELVRELNELRRAPAAYAAVVEREATVGAPYVQENDLYFCDESAAESAAESAAVEFRRSLEEQYCPVQAEVSSAAGAAVSRGVMHVMSPKAGVQTGPEKRSGKKGLGVSLSPPATSTGVGASSGARYRSSRTVPASERQNAHTLGPDGGAVSPSRREVISPELTGGGVTVVGVSALNATRATLRNHGLHELTLSQLRHQFRCQQRYRAALEAALRDMRASQRQAEAAQQAAWASEDEKALKKSRRFMTTSSFSANTGSSAAALQSNNSTGDSSASVVVPHSSKKLSNTNSSNLPTHTSGPTDDHVALRRSEDMAQLRGMHEARTKRMEQELCDVRNACQRSLAAANLVLDAVRALREAQPAPLVQRHRGLSLAARDTAETYYGDEERVAALQELYAVSRATLVGLAEHPGAPTTSLTLERLSRRLEQHQVEVSHTKMTAAGGSHSRCDRVEEVEESDTRERSEAETVPSWVLPLLSEEALLLTNVARDACTTYGYISGEVRGLHLQVMAGSPRSLLLQMIIGSLTPVLYLSSHSLQQCNGQAARRISTNPTTHSTNATQCYAGVRIEGCLYAVADPHTSTSDDAVRLDLSQIQVASSKQEAGEQGSIDETSAVWLSKEVVAPAAAEQKCSNGGTGATTATSHAQRAAAAAAQRLWPLLWAGAYTIGCGWQQVRGWRHVPTFTEACERRQMTARASSGALTSRDPQSPFTEGAHAVICTTLLFASGFEEYEVVRGCRHMSPAAARRVVQSTLAAVHEGGPQSSRHGGGLADAVEARRAAVDVHSTLGVTLLTPTMHPVQLHANDLSCCAVCVAVRVPCTSPGLSATHSSTCAGADGRVRSGSCHDSSIRIVAQVTRQCELTPPHPTTCAAEVLVQRSPVDPSVWLVLVDTASAFQRHAAAVTDNSGAVLNADGLCGADGTAITVASTVVPLALHIYAKDMSDAMGEFEHVAFIRMQQYLQPREMNAGAVVTATSAAPAMPAPSVLVAPEWRYLLNGLACAVASPLSQTATSLIAISHPAAQVSVLPRSFTTTPTAVSAGWPTLYEPLLGRDGVLLCPLSADFRESERCGDVPQALHVCHETTSGGRGSEAAAAAGRVIRVAVQLPVNCTERWWRRRVSTLRHLQTKLTDEVVAEGDEQTAVSAAQSPSAAGSDQDQPLQLLVEGGNLPVTECAPPSDDAHAGATGTAFGASNGSGATATASVASTGAAAECTSVVAEVASAPFNGRGAGKKKMNNDGRRAANKSTTSDAARGSGARAQGSHSSANNAPADASKRKVQMPYKDGDSAMASSAATPATAAATGSFPAPTQARRRTLSGNATPKLQESGALREYEAVVERAAALKSVATRSGNVQACLQPSLISIIDLRGLSARLRADLHLWEAYLTRVRFILSSERDRIAAEINKKKGKEQLRLQHDHDDVVSELQVVEKGVASLRQAAVAATDALRTRERTQVLRRARLVRIAAELAAIEPWSPSLVLKDSNDKLETTQLQRMPLYSAAPNVVLRLFDTAAVAAGSGRDAVFHAVRLQQHLSSERADMLNRTVGEGAARLSARAAGEVALLPQPSLAHGTTFSSSPSSPPQGDGDGTAVVYAAICSIPLTFAGHAALYIDDEVAVTWSV from the coding sequence ATGGAAGCCTCAACCATGGTGACAGTGCCTTTTGCTCCATGTGCTGGTGCCGGTGCGACGACGGAATCGGTGCacatggtggaggaggcatcGCTGCGCAAGACGTGGGCAGCGAGCTTCAGCAACAccgcgacgctgcgcgcGACGGTCAGCACAAATACCGAGGCCTACACCGCCTTTGAGGAGGAACTCGTGCGAGAGTTGAACGAGCTACGACGTGCGCCAGCAGCCTACGCAGCCGTCGTCGAGCGAGAGGCCACAGTCGGAGCACCGTACGTCCAGGAGAACGACCTTTACTTCTGCGACGAGAGCGCGGCTGAGAGCGCGGCCGAGAGCGCGGCTGTTGAGTTTCGCCGCTCTCTGGAGGAGCAATATTGCCCTGTGCAGGCCGAGGTGTCAtccgccgctggcgccgccgtgtcTCGTGGTGTAATGCATGTCATGTCGCCGAAGGCGGGCGTGCAAACCGGTCCggagaagcgcagcggcaaaAAAGGCCTCGGCGTCTCCCTATCGCCGCCGGCGACCTCTACAGGTGTTGgtgcgagcagcggcgctcgataccgcagcagccggacAGTGCCAGCATCCGAGCGGCAGAACGCGCACACACTGGGTcctgacggcggtgccgtaTCGCCATCGCGGCGGGAGGTGATCTCGCCCGAGCTCACAGGGGGTGGGGTAACGGTGGTGGGCGTGTCTGCGCTGAACGCGACTCGGGCCACGCTGCGCAACCACGGGCTGCATGAGCTGACCCTCTCTCAGCTGCGTCACCAGTTTCGTTGTCAGCAGCGCTACCGAGCTGCtctggaggcggcgctgcgagaCATGCGAGCCTCTCAGCGGCAGGCCGAGGCAGCACAGCAGGCTGCATGGGCCTCCGAGGACGAGAAAGCGCTAAAGAAGAGCCGCCGCTTCATGACGACAAGCAGCTTCAGCGCCAACACAGGCAGCTCAGCGGCTGCCCTGCAAAGTAATAACAGCACGGGCGACTCGAGCGCGTCGGTGGTAgtgccgcacagcagcaagaagCTCAGCAATACCAACAGTAGCAACTTGCCAACGCACACGAGCGGCCCAACGGACGACCAcgttgcgctgcgccgcagcgaagACATGGCGCAGTTGCGCGGCATGCACGAGGCGCGCACCAAACGAATGGAGCAGGAGCTTTGCGACGTCCGCAATGCTTGCCAGCGCAGtcttgccgccgccaacCTCGTTCTCGACGCGGTGCGTGCCCTGCGAGAGGCACAACCAGCCCCACTcgtgcagcgccaccgtggCCTCTCGTTGGCTGCTCGTGACACAGCTGAAACCTACtacggcgacgaggagcggGTAGCGGCGCTACAGGAGCTCTACGCGGTATCGCGTGCCACGCTGGTGGGGTTGGCAGAGCACCCAGGTGCCCCCACAACATCATTGACACTAGAGCGACTCTCGCGCCGGCTTGAGCAGCACCAAGTTGAAGTGTCGCACACCAAGATGACAGCCGCTGGCGGCTCGCACAGCCGGTGCGATCGCGTTGAAGAGGTCGAGGAAAGCGACACGCGCGAGCGGAGCGAGGCAGAGACGGTGCCGTCGTgggtgctgccgttgctgtcggAGGAGGCTTTGCTTCTTACCAACGTTGCAAGGGATGCGTGTACAACGTATGGCTACATATCTGGCGAGGTGCGTGGGCTGCACCTGCAGGTTATGGCTGGAAGCCCCCGCTCCTTGTTGCTGCAGATGATCATCGGCTCGCTGACCCCGGTGCTGTACCTCTCGAGCCACAGCCTACAGCAGTGCAACGGCCAGGCAGCGCGGAGGATATCGACAAACCCAACGACGCACAGCACCAACGCAACACAGTGCTACGCGGGAGTGCGCATCGAGGGGTGCCTGTACGCGGTAGCCGACCcacacaccagcaccagcgacgaCGCGGTGCGCTTAGATCTGTCGCAGATCCAAGTGGCCTCATCGAAGCAGGAGGCGGGGGAGCAGGGCAGCATCGATGAGACCTCAGCGGTGTGGCTGAGCAAAGAAGTAGTggcgcccgctgctgctgagcagaaATGTAGCAACGGCGGCACTGGCGCCACAACAGCCACGTCTCATGCGCaacgagcggcagcggcagcagcgcagcgactGTGGCCTCTCCTGTGGGCTGGTGCCTACACGATTGGGTGCGGCTGGCAGCAGGTACGTGGGTGGCGTCATGTACCAACCTTTACGGAGGCATGCGAGAGGCGGCAGATGACAGCGCGTGCCTCCTCCGGTGCCCTGACCAGCAGGGACCCACAGTCCCCCTTCACGGAGGGGGCACACGCTGTCATCTGCACGACACTGTTGTTTGCCTCTGGCTTCGAGGAGTACGAGGTGGTGCGTGGATGTCGCCACATGagtccagcagcggcacggcgtGTTGTGCAGAGTACGCTAGCGGCGGTGCACGAAGGTGGCCCGCAGAGCTCCAGGCACGGCGGTGGTCTTGCGGACGCAGTCGAggcgcgccgcgccgcagtgGATGTGCACTCGACGCTAGGTGTGACACTGCTGACCCCGACCATGCATCCTGTGCAGCTACACGCCAACGACCTGTCGTGCTGCGCTGTttgtgtggctgtgcgtgtgccgtgCACCTCACCAGGACTCTCCGCCACACACAGCTCCACGTGCGCTGGTGCAGATGGGCGagtgcgcagcggcagctgtcACGATTCCTCGATCCGCATTGTAGCTCAGGTGACTCGTCAGTGTGAGCTGACGCCACCACACCCGACCACGTGCGCGGCCGAGGTGCTGGTCCAGCGAAGCCCTGTGGACCCCTCTGTTTGGCTCGTGCTGGTTGACACCGCTTCTGCTTTCcagcgccacgccgccgcagtaacggacaacagcggcgccgtgttAAACGCAGATGGGCTGTGCGGGGCGGATGGGACGGCGATCACCGTTGCCAGCACCGTCGTGCCGCTCGCCTTGCACATCTACGCAAAGGACATGAGCGACGCGATGGGCGAGTTCGAGCACGTCGCCTTTATCCGTATGCAGCAGTACCTGCAGCCACGCGAGATGAACGCCGGTGCTGTCgtcactgccacctctgcagcgcctgccaTGCCCGCGCCCTCTGTGCTGGTGGCACCGGAGTGGCGGTACCTTCTGAATGGTCTCGCCTGCGCCGttgcctcgcctctctcgcagACGGCTACGAGTCTGATCGCCATCTCTCACCCAGCGGCGCAGGTATCCGTGCTTCCAAGGTCGTTCACCACCACGCCGACTGCCGTGTCAGCGGGGTGGCCCACGCTGTATGAACCGTTGCTTGGCAGGGATGGCGTGTTGCTCTGCCCGCTCTCTGCGGACTTCCGCGAGTCGGAGCGTTGCGGTGACGTGCCGCAGGCGCTGCATGTCTGTCACGAGACGACGAgtggtggcagaggcagcgaggcagctgcagctgcagggcgtGTGATTCGTGTAGCAGTGCAGCTGCCCGTCAACTGCActgagcggtggtggcgtcgTCGCGTGTCGACGCTGCGTCATCTTCAGACAAAGCTAACGGATGAAGTGGTGGCAGAGGGCGACGAACAAACCGCCGTCTCGGCAGCACAGTCGCCAAGCGCTGCCGGTTCTGACCAAGACCAGCCGCTGCAGTTACTAGTGGAGGGAGGCAATCTGCCTGTCACCGAATGCGCACCACCGTCCGATGATGCGCATGCAGGCGCAACGGGCACTGCTTTCGGCGCCAGCAATGGGTCAGGAGCAACCGCTACCGCATCAGTTGCTTCAACTGGTGCGGCCGCAGAATGCACCTCCGTCGTTGCTGAAGTTGCATCGGCGCCATTCAACGGGAGGGGCGcggggaagaaaaaaatgaacaACGACGGCAGGCGCGCCGCTAACAAATCCACCACGTCGGATGCCGCCCGCGGCAGTGGAGCAAGGGCGCAGGGCAGCCACTCGTCCGCCAACAATGCTCCCGCCGACGCATCGAAGAGGAAAGTGCAGATGCCGTACAAGGACGGTGACAGCGCGATGGCGTCTTCAGCTGCTACTccggcaacggcagccgccacggGATCCTTCCCggcacccacacaggcacgccgTCGCACGCTGAGCGGGAATGCGACACCCAAACTCCAGGAGAGCGGTGCACTGCGCGAGTACGAAGCCGTAGTTgagcgtgctgcagctctgaaGTCTGTGGCGacccgcagcggcaacgtGCAAGCATGCCTGCAGCCGTCACTCATCTCCATCATCGACCTTCGAGGGCTCTCTGCGCGGTTGCGCGCCGACTTGCACCTCTGGGAGGCATACCTGACGCGCGTGCGATTCATCCTTTCCAGCGAGCGTGACCGCATAGCCGCAGAGATCaacaagaagaaagggaaggagcaactgcgcctgcagcacgaCCATGACGACGTGGTGAGTGAGCTTCAGGTGGTCGAGAAAGGCGTGGCCTCACTGAGGCAGGCGGCTGTGGCAGCCACCGACgcgctgcgcacacgcgagcGTACACAGGTGCTGCGTCGCGCTCGCCTCGTGCGCATTGCTGCCGAGCTGGCTGCCATTGAGCCCTGGTCACCGTCACTCGTACTGAAGGATTCGAATGACAAGCTGGAGACCACACAGTTGCAGCGGATGCCATTGtattcagcagcgccgaatGTAGTGCTCCGTCTCTTCGacacagcggcggtggctgccggcagcggccgtgACGCAGTTTTCCACGCCGTTCGTCTTCAGCAGCATCTGTCCTCAGAGCGGGCTGACATGCTGAACCGCACGGTTGGCGAGGGTGCCGCCCGACTCTCGGCGAGGGCGGCGGGTGAAGTAGCGCTGCTTCCGCAGCCGTCGTTGGCCCATGGTACAACGTTTTCTTCGTCGCCATCGTCACCGCCACAGGGCGACGGTGatggcaccgctgtcgtGTACGCGGCGATCTGCTCGATACCGCTGACGTTTGCCGGTCATGCCGCGCTTTACATTGACGACGAGGTCGCTGTGACGTGGTCAGTGTGA